The Daphnia magna isolate NIES linkage group LG3, ASM2063170v1.1, whole genome shotgun sequence genomic interval TTTTCAGCTGCCGTTCCTTTGGCTGTTAAGTCGTTGTACCTTCACCATTGCCTGATGAATAGCTCATTAGGAGGACCAACAATGAGTGTGAACCCCGGAATTATACATGCTCTGATTGAAAAATCGGTGAcggtaaaattaaaataactatTCATATATTACCATcatataaaaattatttttgatttgCTAGGCTCTGAGTGAAGAACTTTTGGAAAGCGATCTGGAAACAGTTGTCGATCTTGCTTGCTCAGTCCTTTTCGATGCAGTTATAAACTGGTGTGAATATGCTGATGCCAATTACCTAGAAGGTTGGTACTCACTCattagtttaaattttttggcCTCCATATTGCTAACTGTCCTAATAACATCTACGTTCATATCCAGCTGCCAGATGCTCTTCTCGTCGTATCGCTGAAAAATGGAACCGGAAAATGAAACATTATTTTAGTCATCCTGTGGAGTGTGCGTCCGCTTCCAGTATGCAAACATTTGAAGAAGTTCAACGAAAGCTGCTCAAAGTAGAGTCGGTGCTCAATCAAAAAAAGGGCAATCCGACGCCTTTTGATTTCAAAGGTCACATCCCTGAAAGCCCAGAAGACGGTGAAAAATTAGCATTAAAATGGAAACAAATGTGGCTTATCTGTACAGAACAGCGCATTCTTGGGCCATAATAATTTTCGAATCTATAAAAATATTCGCTCACTGAACTCTTGTTCGAGTGGAACCAAATCCAATACAATGGGGCATCGAAAGTCCATGGCAATCGCCCGAGGGGAAGGGCAGTTGCTCACCCCCAATAACGTGTTTGTATATTACAAAGtaaatgtgaataaactgcgAATTTTCCAACCAATCATTGTTAATTTTCTGCTGTGATTTTTcacaaaataataaagatgTAATACAAAagatagatggcgttgaacAGCGGCCTAGATTCGTGGCCCATTTTGACGTCAGCGTTTAGAAAAAGGGTGTCAACTCAATGTGGGCAGACTGACTGGTTAAGGCCAAGGCCTTCCTCATAAGCTTGAAACAGGTCGCTTTCCAGTTCTCTGTTGTCATTGATCGTGAGAAGCTGTCGTTTTTCTTGCTTCTTAGGCCAAACGTTGTCTGTCAAAATGGCAAAAATAAGTGGTAAGTTGGCTGTTTCAGATATAATGTAGTCCGTTGGTTTCTTTTCACCTATAATTTAATAAGCTGACTTTGAAATTGGATATTGACTTTACTTCTGCCTCCCATTGCTTTTTGTTTCTAACTGGAAACAATCAGTggaaaacatttatttatgcTTCTATCAGTTATCTTAAGTAGGATTTCcacctgtaaacaacatcCTTTAAATCAGGTTATGTTAAACAAAATCTTGTCAGCTTGTAATGATTTCTTGTTTCACCAAGTGATAGCCTACATAGTCGTCGTTAAACTCAGCTCAAGCCGCGCTTAGCCAAATAACATTTTTCAGACCGGATTGTAGTAACTAGTAAGCAACAGCGAGTTTTCACAAAATCATAAAGAGTTGCTAAGGGCTTAGTTGTCTGTATTAGGAAAAAATTTAGAGCACTACTTAGCATTTTATTATCGACATATTTTCGAAGTATCACATAAGGCCATAACTGTATCTTCTATTTCcttattcttgtattttttaaatgataacTGACATTAACATATGATTTGAAATAGCCGGGCCAGTTGTTGATATTCTCGGCGATGAGATGACACGTGTGATTTGGGATATCATAAAAGACAAGTTGATTCTGCCATTTTTGGATATTGAACTCCACACGTAACTaaattgcaaattttaaaagaaagcaCTTGGAAAATTCTCGATTGAATACTCTGACAGGTTTGATCTTGGCATGGAAAATCGAGATGCCACCGATGACCAGGTTACAATTGGTTGCGCCGAAGCCATTAAGAAATATAATGTTGGAATAAAGTGTGCGACCATTACACCTGATGAGAAGCGAGTGGAAGGTATAGCACGTTTTGAGTAGAATCAGTTTTTAGAGGCTTGCTAAAATTGTTTCCTATGGTAGAATTCCATCTGAAGAAGATGTGGAAATCTCCTAACGGCACGTTGAGAAACATCCTTGGCGGAACTGTTTTTAGGGAGCCTATTATTTGCAAGAACATTCCTCGTTTAGTAACAGGATGGACCGCTCCCATTATTATTGGCCGTCACGCTCATGCTGATCAAGTACGTAATTTCCCCTAAATACTTAAGATAGAATACCCTAGATTCAGATTGGTAATCTAGTTTGCTTGACAGTACAGAGCTACCGATTTTCTCATTCCTGGAGCAGGCCAGTTGGAAATTAAGTGGACAGCTGCTGATGGCTCAACGAGCATAGTGCACACTGTTAATGACTTTGTGGGTGCCGGAGTTGCCATCGGAATGTATAATACTGATGATTCAATTAGGTAAAAATTTTGAGCGTGGTAGATTATAATTTCCATGGAAGCAACAGGTAAACTTTGTTGCGTCATTTTAGGGATTTTGCACATTCTTCTTTGCAATACGCTCTACAGCGAGAATATCCGCTATATCTTAGTACGAAAAATACCATCTTGAAGAAGTACGATGGCCGATTTAAAGACATATTCCAAGAGATCTACGATAAGTAAGGCTCTGTAGATTTAGCAAAAGCTCGTTTTAAAAGTGTTCTTTTTTTAGAGAATATAAGCCGTTGTATGAAGCAAAGAAGATCTGGTACGAGCATCGCCTAATTGATGACATGGTTGCTTATGCTATGAAATCAGAAGGTGGTTTCGTCTGGGCCTGCAAAAACTACGATGGCGATGTTCAGTCTGACTCCGTTGCTCAAGGATACGGTAAAGTTGTTGAGacattttaataataataataattttttttttaaattttactaatattattaagatttttttgtgtttatatttttttttatttttttttatattttttttattttaccggTTTTATAGGATCTCTGGGAATGATGACTTCCGTTCTCGTGTGTCCGGATGGCAAGACAGTTGAGGCTGAAGCTGCTCATGGTACGGTGACCCGTCATTACCGCATGCATCAACAAGGGAAAGAAACCTCTACTAATCCAATTGGTTTGTGCTGTGttgtgtaaatttttttattgaagtAAAATAATTGTTTACTATTATTTGACATAAACAGCTTCCATATTTGCTTGGACGCGGGGACTTGAACATCGCGCAAAATTGGACAACAATGAGCCTTTGAAACGGTTCTGTAGCGCATTAGAAAGTGTGTGCGTCGAGACAATTGAAGCAGGCTTCATGACCAAAGATTTGGCCATTTGCATCAAAGGAATGAATGGGTAAACTAAACATTTAAGGTTATTTATTAGCCAACGCGAGGAAAACGAAATGATTCCTTATCCGTTTCTTTTAGCGTAACCCGAGGTGACTATCTGAATACCTTCGAGTTCATGGATAAATTGTCTGAGAATCTAAAGATAAAGCTGGCGTGACCATCACCGGCGCAAAACGGTGAAGTTGTTACGATCAGCAAACTTTGAATTGGAAATTTTTATCAGTTTTGTTTACAAATCATTTATCTGTCGATAGTTATCGAACATGTTTGGGTATGGAATGTTTCAAATAAACGCGTTATCATGGTGCACGTCATTAACACCATTTACTGTGTTTCATACATAGCAAATGATCACCAATGCCACTTACGGCGATCTGCAATCGAAGACAGCGTATTAAAGAATGCTATTTACCATTCGGTAATTGCCTTTGACCCTTGAAATACGAGGATGCCGCTATTCTGGTCAGCGTCCTGGTTTTAGAAAGCCAAGGAAATGCGCATTCGCGCCCACACGAAAATTGTCTCCAGAATAGATTCGAAATAAATCATCGTTCTATACATGTCGTACGTATATGAtcgccaattttttttttttttttaaggtaagTTAATTAAGATAAATCAAATTTGGCACAAGGCACAAGAAACGACGAGGGCCGAGCTACCCGCCAACTGCCGAGCGGGCAGCAGCAGCCAGCAGGGCAGCAGCCCAGCAAGAAAAGTGAACGGTGCGAAATTGCGAGTGTACTGCCACCTCCTGTAGCTTCACATTACTCAGTAAAAATACACGTGTAACATTACGTTATAAGTCACTTTCGTGTTTCGTCAGTAGTTTTGCGTCAAGTTCGGGAAATTGCCTTCCTTGAAGACCATCGGCTTGAAGCGACAATGGCTATTGCTCATGGGgagaaaattttgaaatacttagaagaaaatgggaaaGCAAATTCATTGAGATTATCAGAACTATGGAACGAGGATCATCAAAAGATAGTGGGAACGGTGAAAAGTCTACTCTGTCTTGGAGATGTAAGAATATGTATTTTACTAATCTATTAATCTTTTTGTGGTTCATTTGTCTAATCAGGACCTGTAGTATAACCTGTATGTTGTGTTACAGGTTTGTAACTAATTGATTGTGTTATGATTGATTGATTATGTTCAACCTGGCCTAAGTGAGTTTAGTAATCCTTTGTGTACATTTTGCCATCAGGTAATTGAAGCAGAACTGCATAGTACTGTGAAGTGGGATCTTACTGAGGAAGGAAAACAAGTGACCACACATGGTAGTCATGAGGCCCAAGTTTACAATGCCATTCCACCTTCTGGAAGTACACAAACAGAAATTATGGTATCCCAGTTCAaagtaataattttaaaagtttttaaaCATGATTTTATGTAGACACAAGCTTCCATACTGAATGCTGGTTTCACAAAAGATATGGCCAAAGTTGGTTTCAGTAAAGCGATGTCTCTTGGTTGGATCGCTGTTGACAAAAGTTCTGGAGCTCCGAAGTTTATTCAGAAAGTTAGTTCCATTCAAGATGTGGTTCAGGAACATCTTAAAGAACTTGCTTCTGGAAAAAATATGCTTACCAATGAACTGCGAACAGAGTACAAAAAGCGTAAACTCATTCAAGAAATGTCAGTTTCTCTGCACATATAACTTTATCATCAGTTTTACTAATTTGAAAAACATGCATCTATATATTATACATGTTATGtatgttattattttcattagaaTTGTGAAGAGCTATGAGATGAAACCTGGTTCATCTTTCAGCACAAGTGTCACCAAACAGGAGACTGATCTTACACCTGAGATGATAACTTCAGGCTCCTGGAAAACAAAGGAGTTTAAAGCGTACAATTTGAATGCACTCGGCACTCCAGTACCACGCGGACACTTACATCCTCTGATGAAAGTACGAGCTGAATTTCGacaaatatttttggaaatggGGTATGCTTCTATGAAAAATGTGAGAGGCATTAAACCAACGTGGTCTTAATTTTTGCAAATAGTTTTACAGAGATGCCCACCAATAATTATGTCGAAAGCTCGTTTTGGAATTTTGATGCACTGTTTCAACCCCAACAACATCCAGCCCGCGATGCCCATGATACCTTCTTTCTTGCTGGTACTTACCGAATTTTGCTTTCTTTCGTGTTTATTTAATCTTATTTTAGAGTTATTTGGTTCATATAGATCCAGCAACAGCTTCCGATATCCCTACCGATTATATGGAACGTGTGAAAAATGTGCACAGCCATGGAGGTTATGGTAGTCAAGGTTATGGCTATGATTGGAAGGTagaagaggcaaaaaaaaatctactccggactCATACAACCGCCGTGAGTGCCAGAATGCTTTACGCCCTGGCTCAGGTTTAACAAAATCTTCTTTATtgactgtttccttttctaTAAAACCATCTCTGCTACTCAGGGCGGTTTCAAACCAGCAAAATATTTCAGCATTGACCGTGTATTCCGTAACGAAACACTTGACGCGACACATTTAGCTGAATTCCACCAAATTGAGGGAGTCATTGCAGACTACGGCCTAACACTAGGGAATTTAATAGGtatgaagaaaacaaattgaaattttgATTAGCACCTCATCTAATACTTCTAAACATAAGGAGTGCTGTATGAATTCTTTCGCAAATTGGGAATTGAAAAACTGCGATTCAAACCTGCATACAATCCGTACACTGAACCCAGTATGGAGATTTTTAGTTACCATCCTGGCCTTAAGAAGTGGGTCGAAGTAAGTCAAATTCATTTTGCTGGGTCACCAACAATTTTAAGTCATAAATAAACTTGCATATTATGCATATTTAGATCGGAAATTCTGGTATATTTCGACCAGAGATGTTGCTGCCGATGGGACTTCCTGAAGACGTCTCTGTCCTCGCATGGGGCCTTAGTTTAGAAAGGTATACacattattttttcgttaaccaAATGGATTACATCATACTTAAATTTATCGATATTTACATTCAGGCCCACGATGATTAAGTATGGCTACGATAATATTCGAGACTTGGTGGGACCTAAAGTCAATATGCAGATGGTGGCAGACAACCCATTATGCCGATTGGACAAGTAACTTGCATCCACCATGTCATATGTTTGTTgactatttttattttgacgaccatataatttcattttgcttGTCGGACGACGCGTTGAAAGCATCCTGTTTCACagatttatttgtttttcagaCACCGCGGTACTGAAATCAAAGAGCCAGACTATCTACAAGAATTGGACATTCGTATGGATTCCATTTTGACCCGACTTCGTGGAATTGAAAATGAAGTGAGCAAGTTAAAAAAGAAGGACAAAGGTAGTCCAGAAAAATTGACTCTCGTCATCGAAGCTGATCCGAATTATCCGCCACTGTCAGTTCAAACTTTAATCCGAATCCTGATGGCTAGCAGAAATGCTCCAGTTTCAGTGACCATTCACCAGCATTCATCTCTCAAAAAGGCTTGCTCTGCTGATTTGATGCAATGGGCTAAATCGACGATATCAAATGTTAGCCGAGTTGACAATTTGTTCAATCTTACCTGGATATGGAAGCCCGTAGGACCTCGTCCAGTCGCAAAAGTAGTTAATCATTATAACGGAGATATTTGCGGTGAAACTGCTGTAGCTCGTCTTTTGGCCCGTATTCTTGAATCCTGGACCGATTGTGCATTCTATGAAAACTATGATTTAAACACTACTGCAGAGATCGATGATTGGTTGGATATGTGGGaaaattgtattcaatctggCGACCCCAATTTCGTCGTGTTGATAAACCATATTTATAACCGATTGAATTGTTCCGATGGACGTAAATGGCTAACTGGCGTCCTTCCTGGAACGAAATCCCTCGCAGATGTTTTCCTGTCCACCGTGCTGGGTCACAAATTAAACAGTGATCGGGCGAAAGAATGGCTGTCGCGATGTAACTCATTTTGATTCTGTCCTATCAATGGTTTCAGTGCCGGCGTCTATGTGACAATACAAATACGTTGCAAATGTGCTGGTTTATCATGAATGGAATTTAATTAAATGAACAAGTTTcgcgaaattttttaacaattataATTCAATTAGTTAAACGCCGATTGTGCTTCCATCTCCATATGACGACTTAGTAATAATTTTAGGTATTTCACTGTGTCCTATCGCGTCCTTGGACACGGAATAACTAGCAGTTACCGCCACACGTTCTGGCACCAGAGTTAGTTTTTCCCCTTCAATACCCGTCACCAAAGGGGCGGCTGAAAGATGAACAAGTGTTCTAGTAGTCTTTGGATCAGTTGTTTCTACATTAGTACTGCCGGACGGCGAGTTCTTTTCAATCTCGCGAATGAAACTCAGTGGTTGCAATTCCGTGACTTTGTCAAATGCTAAACTGTCAACGGCCCTTAAATGACCACGAGATGTTCCATCGTTATTGCCGGAAACAACCACTACGTGGTCTGTGTAGCGAAAAAAGTAGAGCTGTAGTCCTGCAGCTAATAGAAAATGGAATGCCAAGATCGCAGAAAGAATAATTACGGCCACTCCTCTCTTTGTAGCACTTAGTGGTGGCCACAGAGACAAAACCAAAACTGAACCGGAAAGTGCTGCTCCAAGGATCACCAACGTCCACTGAAGGATTGGGAATGGAATAGTCAACAACACCTAAACAAGGCAAAGAAATATCTTTCAGTGAagattacaaattttttttttgtaatttaaatGTAACACACGGATATTGGGATGTAAATGGCTAAAGAATAGCCGTAAAGAGATACAATCTCAATAAAACCGAGCGGGGTTTGGTCGCCTTCCTTCCTGCGCCACCAGAGGAGAAGCCACAAGACTAACGGTAAGAGCAGAGCGTAGCTGAAGATTGTGGATGCAGAAATAGAAACTGATTAAGGAAAAATATTGcgtcaaaaaatgaaattccatGACATACTTGAACTATACTATGCCTCCAACTTCGTCATCAGTCTTAAGCCTTATTATCTAATCCgtcttcttttgatttacttAGACATACCGAGCTTTGAAATTCTTACCTTTTCGGAAATCGTACCTCCAGTGTTGGCCTTCTCCTCCAGAATGCAAATAATCGGCAATATTTCCCATAATAGCTACGCAGAAGACCAGAGTAACACAAATCCACAGCGGACCTAGAAAATACAAAGATGATATACATCGTACGTGAAAGATTAACAAAAGCTATGCTACTTGTAGCCATACCGTAAAGATCGGGTGAGGGTCGGATGTAATGCGTAAGTGTGTCTCGCGACGGCCGGGGTATGAAAGACCACACCAACCGTTCTTTAACCTGTGGTGTGTCTACGTCAAAGTACCGCTGGTAGTAGGCAAATGTTAACATAGATGGAGCGTTTTCTTGAGAGGTGAGAGCCATTGGCGTTTGATTTTGAGATTGATCCTGCGACATTTCACGTAAGTAATTTAGTTACATAGACTATAATAGATGTGCCACAGAAAATGTTGTCCTTAGGAGCAATTCAATTTATTGGGTGAAAAATGCACATACATGTTCGGTAAACTAAACAGGTCCAAGGCCTTTAAAAACTTGGAAACGGTGATTGATCGTCGGTAAGGTATGCAATCGTGCCTCTGTAACCAAACCACCCCCTCGAcaattttcaataaaaaatacaGTTTTTACGCGCGAATGTAGTAGAGCCATGCAACACATTATACAAGGCTCGTGCGTTAGATAAACTTCGCAATCTGTGCACAAGTAGGAGTTGGTATTTGGATCCACGGCATCGTCCATAGTATTCAATTCACTGGTCAATGGTAAAGCTCCACCCCCTTGACTACGCGCTACAAGATCAACAGCTACGATTACAGCGTGGTGAAGAGGATTCAGAGTCTTCCGTATGGATGTTGCAGCAACAACGGCGTTCGTGGCTGGGTTTACCACTACCACGCCCATGGATGGACCTTCACAGGCACTACTGAACGGGGTCTCTCGTCTACTTTCGTAAATTATTTTATCAGTCAATTGggttttacaatttttttgccaCATGAATATGTTTTCTGGTAGCTGACTGATAGCTAGGCTTAATTGCATCCATCTGAACTTAATTTCAAGTTGTTGAATACTGAACCAACAACCACTGAGCAGcttttcaatagttttttcttcatGAAAGTTGCATGGCCACTGTTTAGTTACTGCATTATACTGAGCACGAGTTAGAGGAAGATGTTTGGCTACTTCTACTACCTCCCAGTTTTCACACATATCCAAGCCTTCTAGCTGCAACCCTTGACTAACcagtttttgtttatatttcatagCAGAATCTTCCACTAAaccaataattatttttaattctccttcattattttttactcTCTTCAAGTGATGTAAAACAGGTGGAATCTCACTGAGacttttaactaaaacttgaGTGGCCTTTTTGTCAATAATTTTAGCTACCCACACTTTGACTACAGGCAATGTCTCCATCAATTCTGAGCTTAAAATGGCACTCGGATGTTGGATGGATTTACGACTCTTCTTGACCACAGGGACCTATTTATCATTTCCTAAATAACAGCTGATAACATTTaacagaaaaatttttacctcATCAATGTCAACATGAGATGAGGGATAGTCAGTAAAGTTGTGTGTTTGCTCGTATGGTGGCGGTTTTCCTCCAGATGTATTTCCCATTCCAAAATCTACAGTgtttaataaaataatttattaTTGTTGATGACATTAGCCACGAAGCAAGCAGAGTAAACGCTAATTTTCAATACGACTTAACCTACAATGGAAACACTAGTAAAAGATATTTACCTTGGAACTGTAGCAGAGCTTCAGCATCATTTGCTTTATTCTGTAgtaacaaaagggaaaaatgtCAATATATCACCATTAATTTCGCTTAACGTGACGAAACTTACGGTAAAATCCATTTCCAACTGCCACGTAGTGACTATTCAACTTCTTCCAATGCACTGCATGCAATTGCTTATGTCAGAATACTTGCTTGCGTGTTGCGTTGTCGGCTGCATTGAACACAGTCTTATTAGTTAACACACGAACACAAACTCCCAGTCCCaaccaaggcctacttaatgcttaaggcctgtaaactcgaaTACCTCCTATGCGTCCCCTAGTAAGAGCCaatcagacaaaaaaacaaggattacgacgacaccatctggcgctcgcaatTATAGCCTCGTTAAAaaacacccccaaaaaacttaaaacacttgttatagttacatcacgatataataggaaaggtacactctcgcgcTATCAACATGGTCTCCGTGGTGGACTCCGACCCTTCGGTGGGATCGCGTGCCAAGCTTTTCCCTACTTGACGAGTGTCGCCGCCGAACGGTCAGTGCCGCCGAATGGTTGGTGTCGCCGCCGAACGGTTGGTGTCGCCGCCGAACGGTCAGTGCCGCCGAACGGTCGGTGCCGCCGAATGGTCGGTGTCGCCGCCGAACGGTATTCGGTTGTCACAATATTCAAAAATAGTTTGTGTATTTatgaataatatatattttttgcaCATGTGCCTTTGCTCAGAGACGTTCAATTGCGTTGTCGTGTGTTGTGTATGTGTATTGTGTGACCCTATCGCATAGATTGTTATTGATGgtgttgtttttgttataGTTGCttgcttttgcttttttttttgccaccaaagaaaaaattagcTTCCCCACACTAAAATGCCGCCGCCAGAACTCCATTACCAACTAGGATAGAGCTAAAGAGCTAATTCAAGCCCAAATATTGAAGAAACTTTGAATACCATAGAGCTTCTACTCAGTACCCCCTAACgtacaaagaaaaatattgtatGATCAATTGCCTTGCTGTACTTTTATTACTCACTGAAATAAAGTAGCTTTTTCTAAATAATCAGATGCATAATTAATTTATTTCGAACCAAAATGCGTTTTGTCTGGATGTAAAATCCAGAAGGTTGCGAGTtgctatttctttttcttttatttagatttcccaccaaaaaaagatggccACCAACTGCTGGAAGCTGATTGGGTGCCATGTAATTCGATAATTTTATGCTAAAAAAATGGGATACAATTGAATTGAATGCATTATTAGATGCACTGATCAACACAGATTCTGAAAATCATAATCGTTGTGGGAAATAGTTCAGATAAATGCCCCAACGAGCTTACCAAAATTTCGTTGTTGTGACACActtcccctccccccaaattttaagtaaaatttaaaaaattaattgcgACGCTATTACAGATCTAAAACCAATAAATCTTATATAAATGAAAAGATCTTGATGAGATCTTTCGAATTCtataaaatttaagaaaaaaagtcagaaaacaaaaaagtttagAACAAGATCacactttttcgttttttcgaGTCACCGCAGTACCCGTCCTA includes:
- the LOC116918844 gene encoding phenylalanine--tRNA ligase alpha subunit isoform X1, whose product is MAIAHGEKILKYLEENGKANSLRLSELWNEDHQKIVGTVKSLLCLGDVIEAELHSTVKWDLTEEGKQVTTHGSHEAQVYNAIPPSGSTQTEIMTQASILNAGFTKDMAKVGFSKAMSLGWIAVDKSSGAPKFIQKVSSIQDVVQEHLKELASGKNMLTNELRTEYKKRKLIQEIIVKSYEMKPGSSFSTSVTKQETDLTPEMITSGSWKTKEFKAYNLNALGTPVPRGHLHPLMKVRAEFRQIFLEMGFTEMPTNNYVESSFWNFDALFQPQQHPARDAHDTFFLADPATASDIPTDYMERVKNVHSHGGYGSQGYGYDWKVEEAKKNLLRTHTTAVSARMLYALAQGGFKPAKYFSIDRVFRNETLDATHLAEFHQIEGVIADYGLTLGNLIGVLYEFFRKLGIEKLRFKPAYNPYTEPSMEIFSYHPGLKKWVEIGNSGIFRPEMLLPMGLPEDVSVLAWGLSLERPTMIKYGYDNIRDLVGPKVNMQMVADNPLCRLDKHRGTEIKEPDYLQELDIRMDSILTRLRGIENEVSKLKKKDKGSPEKLTLVIEADPNYPPLSVQTLIRILMASRNAPVSVTIHQHSSLKKACSADLMQWAKSTISNVSRVDNLFNLTWIWKPVGPRPVAKVVNHYNGDICGETAVARLLARILESWTDCAFYENYDLNTTAEIDDWLDMWENCIQSGDPNFVVLINHIYNRLNCSDGRKWLTGVLPGTKSLADVFLSTVLGHKLNSDRAKEWLSRCNSF
- the LOC116918844 gene encoding phenylalanine--tRNA ligase alpha subunit isoform X2, with product MAIAHGEKILKYLEENGKANSLRLSELWNEDHQKIVGTVKSLLCLGDVIEAELHSTVKWDLTEEGKQVTTHGSHEAQVYNAIPPSGSTQTEIMTQASILNAGFTKDMAKVGFSKAMSLGWIAVDKSSGAPKFIQKVSSIQDVVQEHLKELASGKNMLTNELRTEYKKRKLIQEIIVKSYEMKPGSSFSTSVTKQETDLTPEMITSGSWKTKEFKAYNLNALGTPVPRGHLHPLMKVRAEFRQIFLEMGFTEMPTNNYVESSFWNFDALFQPQQHPARDAHDTFFLADPATASDIPTDYMERVKNVHSHGGYGSQGYGYDWKVEEAKKNLLRTHTTAVSARMLYALAQGGFKPAKYFSIDRVFRNETLDATHLAEFHQIEGVIADYGLTLGNLIGVLYEFFRKLGIEKLRFKPAYNPYTEPSMEIFSYHPGLKKWVEIGNSGIFRPEMLLPMGLPEDVSVLAWGLSLERPTMIKYGYDNIRDLVGPKVNMQMVADNPLCRLDK
- the LOC116918846 gene encoding protein YIPF1, with the protein product MDFTNKANDAEALLQFQDFGMGNTSGGKPPPYEQTHNFTDYPSSHVDIDEDQSQNQTPMALTSQENAPSMLTFAYYQRYFDVDTPQVKERLVWSFIPRPSRDTLTHYIRPSPDLYGPLWICVTLVFCVAIMGNIADYLHSGGEGQHWRYDFRKVSISASTIFSYALLLPLVLWLLLWWRRKEGDQTPLGFIEIVSLYGYSLAIYIPISVLLTIPFPILQWTLVILGAALSGSVLVLSLWPPLSATKRGVAVIILSAILAFHFLLAAGLQLYFFRYTDHVVVVSGNNDGTSRGHLRAVDSLAFDKVTELQPLSFIREIEKNSPSGSTNVETTDPKTTRTLVHLSAAPLVTGIEGEKLTLVPERVAVTASYSVSKDAIGHSEIPKIITKSSYGDGSTIGV
- the LOC116918845 gene encoding isocitrate dehydrogenase [NADP] cytoplasmic; the protein is MAKISAGPVVDILGDEMTRVIWDIIKDKLILPFLDIELHTFDLGMENRDATDDQVTIGCAEAIKKYNVGIKCATITPDEKRVEEFHLKKMWKSPNGTLRNILGGTVFREPIICKNIPRLVTGWTAPIIIGRHAHADQYRATDFLIPGAGQLEIKWTAADGSTSIVHTVNDFVGAGVAIGMYNTDDSIRDFAHSSLQYALQREYPLYLSTKNTILKKYDGRFKDIFQEIYDKEYKPLYEAKKIWYEHRLIDDMVAYAMKSEGGFVWACKNYDGDVQSDSVAQGYGSLGMMTSVLVCPDGKTVEAEAAHGTVTRHYRMHQQGKETSTNPIASIFAWTRGLEHRAKLDNNEPLKRFCSALESVCVETIEAGFMTKDLAICIKGMNGVTRGDYLNTFEFMDKLSENLKIKLA